A window of Candidatus Peribacteraceae bacterium genomic DNA:
GCACGAATCGCGTGCGCGTGTCTTCCACGCAGCTGCGTGAACGGCCGTACGCCGACGTGGATTGGAACACCGTGACGCCGCTGGACGAGGAACTCATCGAGCGCATGCGGCATTGCGAAGCCGTCTACCTGCTGATGCTTGGTCGGTATGGACTGCATGCGGACATTCCCTACGAGGAGCGCAAGCGCCAGTACATGTGGCACCTGCGCTACTGGAACCATGTCATCGAGACGAAGAAGATCACGCTCTCCTTCCACTTCACGCTCCCGCACCAGGGTTACGACTATGTGATCTACGAACTCTGCAAACTCAAGGGCATTCCCATGTTCTACATCGACCGGTGCTACATCATGGATGCATTCTTCCTCGTGGACGAGATTGAGGAGCCGGGCAAGGAACTCGAAGGGAAGATGGGGGAACTGCGCTTGCACTACCCCGATCCCTCCTGCCCCGTACCCCTCACACCGAAGTTCGAGGAGTATTTCGCAGCCCAGACGCAGAGGAACGAGGAGCCCTGGAATCTGTTCATATGCGGTAAGCCGGAATTGCAGCGGAGCTTCCTGCACAAGTGGGCGGGCGTTGCGGCGAAGATGATGCTTCGCAAGCCACGCAGCTTCCTCTCCTTTGTACTCTCGCCGCAGTTCTGGGTGAGGAAGTGGGCACAACACAAGACTGCCCTTTTGTATGACCGCTTAACCAAAGAGGCTGACCTTTCAAAGCCGTACATCTATTTCCCCCTCCACCAGCAACCGGAAGCGACCACGTGCCCCATGGGCGGGGTGTTCGTCGACCAGGAACTCGCTGTCCAACTTCTCGCCTCACATCTCCCTCCCGGCATACGTCTGTACGTTAAAGAGCATCCCGCACAGGGGGAGATGTGCCGCAGTTCCGCGTTCTACCGTTCCCTTCAGGAGATTCCTTCCGTCACCCTGGTCCCTCGTAGCCAGGATACATTCGGGCTCATGAAAAATGCCGTGGCCGTGGCTACCATCACGGGCACGGCGGCGTACGAAGGGCTCTTCCGGGGCACGCCTGCCCTGGTTTTTGGCCACCGCTTCATCCAGTACGCTCCTGGCATGCAACGCATCCATACCTCCGAGGATTGCGCGCGTGCCGTACGCTGCATCCTGGAGGGACGGGAAAAGCCCTCGTTGCATGACATGCGGCTGTTCCTCAAGGCCGTGGAGGATTGCTCGTTGCCGTACGTCGGCGGGCCACCGAGCCCGCACGAGTCCCGTTCCTTCGAGGAGAAGGCGGACATCATGGGGGACAAGATCGCGGAGAAGGTGCGGCAGATCCTGGGCGTTTCTGGTACGCTCCCCTCGTGATCCGTGCTCCCGGTCCACGTTGGCAGGCGGCGCTCATGGTCGTGTGCTGCCTTGCGCTCGTGTTGTTTTGGATGTTGCCCGCCATCCTCGCGGGGTATCCGCCCTTTTTGCCCGGCATCGAGATGGCGAGGGATTTTTCGGAAACAGGAATGTTCTCCGCCAACATCGCCCGCCTCATGACGCTCTTCCTCAGCGCCATGCACGCCGCCGGTATCGGGTGGCGCGACAGTATGGGGTGGACGTGGCTCAATGCCTCCCTCATGTCCGCCTCGGTTGTGGCGTTCTGGCTGCTTGTGCGCAGGCTCTTCGGCGCGGGGACGGCGTGGGTCGCTACCCTCATCTACGCGCTCATGCCCATGTACTGGCTCGAGGCGGTGAAGATGGACGGCTACGCGCTGGGGCTGCTCCTCACATTCCTCAGTGCCCTGGTGTTCCTCACCCTCTCCAAGCGGCACTTCTGGGTGGCGGTGATCCTTTCCGGTCTTCTCCTCGGTTTCGCCGTCTCCGCACGAGACGCCCTTGTTACCTTCGTGCCGTGGGTATGCCTCACGTTCCTCTGGATCTACAGGCGCTCCTGGAAGAAGGGCGTGCTGGCGGCATTCCTCTTCGGGTCCCTGAGCGTAGCGGGGTACCTTTCGCCGCTGCTCGTGCCGGTGCTCAACGCGGATGGCGGTCTGCGGGAACGCACATCCTTGTTCCTTTCCTCCATCGGCACGCGCGACGCCGGCCTCAACCACCTCTACCCCGATGACTACACATACGAGTTCAACCGCGCGGACTACGACGCCATGTTGCGCCAGAAGGCGGCGAGCGGGTCCTTCCTCGACCGGCGGAACAACGAGAGCTATCGGCTGCTCTTCGGCGTGGAACCCGCCACGTCGCTTGCCCGGCTCAAGGCCGGCCTCTGGGTGTTCCTCAACCAGTTCCCGTCCCTCATCTTCCCGCAGACGGTGGGCGGCGCCTTCCTCTGGCTCTTCATTATCCCCGGCATCGTGGTTCTCTGGCGGCGGCACCGTCCGCTGATGCTCTTCTACTTGGGCATGATCCTGTGGATGGAGCTCGTGGTGCGGTTCGCGCTCCTCTACACCCGCAGCCATCTCATGGACGTGGGGTGGGGCCTGGCAATCTTCGCGGGGGCGGGGGTGATGGCGGTCGCGCCCGTCCTGCAACGCGAATGGAAGAGGTGGAGCACGGGAGCGCTTGTGGCGCTTCTGACTGCCATCATCGCTTTGCAGCTTGTGCAGGCGAACCGCAAGGAATTCGCCACCTACTACGTCAAATCACCGGTACTCGAGACGTATGCCGCAACAGCCGCTCTCGATGTCCTTCCTCTTGGTGCTGTAGTGGCACACCCGAACAGATGGACGCTGTTCACGTTCAAGGGGTACAAGAATGCGGCCATGATCCATGCGGACACCATCGCGCGCCTGGCGCCGCAGGGAAAGATCGCGGAGCCGTTCGAGTATTACAAAGTGTCGCACCTCATCGGGTATACGGACGAGGATATTGCTCTCATCAAGAAGGCGCTGCCGAACCTGCAGGTGGTGAAGTATGAGGTCAACAGTTCCGCGGTGAAGGTTACGCCGTTGTTGCAGTATCTCCTTCACCTTTTCCGTTAGCAGCACGGGTTCGTGGTTCGACTTTGCTCACCACAGACGAACCCGCGTTTCGGTTCATGAAACAAATCGAGGTATGCCGTTGTCTGTGCGTCTATGGAGAAATTGTCCTGGACGCGCTGCCTTCCTCGCTCCCCCATTTCCCGCGCCTTTCCGCGGTCCTGCAACAGGGTGATGAGGTGTTTGGCGAATCCCGTCGTATCCCGCGGATTGATGACGAAGCCGGTTTCGCCATCCACAATGATTTCCGGCGTCCCCCCGAAGCACGTGCCCACCACCGGTACCCCTTCCGCCATTGCCTCGATGTTCATCAGGTTGAAGGGGTCGAGGTAGAGGGACGGCGTCGTTGCCACGGTTGACGCCGCATAGGCCAAGCGCATCTGCTCCCTCGTGAGCCATCCGGCGGGGACCATCCCTTCCCTCTCTTCCGTCGGAAGACGTTCCAGGAGCGGAGTGATGCGCTCCGGGTCGCCGGCGAGGAGGAGCTGGGCTTGGGGGCAGCGTTTCCGGACCTGGCAGAAGGCCGCCAGGAGCGCGGCGCTGCCCTTGTCTTCACTCATGCGTCCGCCGTAGAGGATCACCATGTCGTTCAGTTTCTTTTCTTTCCTGAAAGCAGCCACCTCTGTATCGGGAACAGGCGGGAGCACCTCCGTCCCGTTATGGATGGTCACCGTCTCCGGTATGCCATTGGCATTGAGGAAGTCCCGAAGCGCGTCGCTGATCGATATCACCTGCGTCCCGGTCTCATGGAGGATCTTCCGGATGAGGTAGTTCCGAAGCGGCCAGTAGCGCCTTCCTGCCGCTTCGAAGTGTTCCCGGAGGCGCATGCGGTGCGGACGGCCTGCGAGCGTGTCTCCTTCAAATGCCGGTCCGCGCACGCGCCCGAACGAGACGAGGAACGTGTCATGCGCCGTGAGGATGAGACGCTCCGTATGCGCCCGCGCAGCGCGCAATGCGCCGTACGTCAGGAACTCGTGCAGGTTGTGCGCATGGACGGCGTCCGGCTTGCACTCCCGCAGCACCGCAGCAATGCGGCCGAGAACGGGCGCGGACGGCGACACGCAGTGGCGGTGCCTCCTGCGCCGGTCGTACCGCGCCGGCACCGCGAAGATGCGTCCTATCCCGTCATTCTCTTCCCGTATCCCTCCCTCTTCCCCGTGCACAGTGACGAGCGTAACTTCATGCCCCAGCTTCCTGTAGGAGCGACGCAGGTGCTCCACCACCACGGCTGCCCCTCCGCGAGCGGAGGGGA
This region includes:
- a CDS encoding glycosyltransferase family 39 protein, which encodes MIRAPGPRWQAALMVVCCLALVLFWMLPAILAGYPPFLPGIEMARDFSETGMFSANIARLMTLFLSAMHAAGIGWRDSMGWTWLNASLMSASVVAFWLLVRRLFGAGTAWVATLIYALMPMYWLEAVKMDGYALGLLLTFLSALVFLTLSKRHFWVAVILSGLLLGFAVSARDALVTFVPWVCLTFLWIYRRSWKKGVLAAFLFGSLSVAGYLSPLLVPVLNADGGLRERTSLFLSSIGTRDAGLNHLYPDDYTYEFNRADYDAMLRQKAASGSFLDRRNNESYRLLFGVEPATSLARLKAGLWVFLNQFPSLIFPQTVGGAFLWLFIIPGIVVLWRRHRPLMLFYLGMILWMELVVRFALLYTRSHLMDVGWGLAIFAGAGVMAVAPVLQREWKRWSTGALVALLTAIIALQLVQANRKEFATYYVKSPVLETYAATAALDVLPLGAVVAHPNRWTLFTFKGYKNAAMIHADTIARLAPQGKIAEPFEYYKVSHLIGYTDEDIALIKKALPNLQVVKYEVNSSAVKVTPLLQYLLHLFR
- a CDS encoding glycosyltransferase family 4 protein; translation: MSMPPGVISPLTTGLATATMVMPMHIVLLNDDALPSARGGAAVVVEHLRRSYRKLGHEVTLVTVHGEEGGIREENDGIGRIFAVPARYDRRRRHRHCVSPSAPVLGRIAAVLRECKPDAVHAHNLHEFLTYGALRAARAHTERLILTAHDTFLVSFGRVRGPAFEGDTLAGRPHRMRLREHFEAAGRRYWPLRNYLIRKILHETGTQVISISDALRDFLNANGIPETVTIHNGTEVLPPVPDTEVAAFRKEKKLNDMVILYGGRMSEDKGSAALLAAFCQVRKRCPQAQLLLAGDPERITPLLERLPTEEREGMVPAGWLTREQMRLAYAASTVATTPSLYLDPFNLMNIEAMAEGVPVVGTCFGGTPEIIVDGETGFVINPRDTTGFAKHLITLLQDRGKAREMGERGRQRVQDNFSIDAQTTAYLDLFHEPKRGFVCGEQSRTTNPCC